The genomic segment TTTCATCGGCGTAAATATTGCCGATGCCTGCAATAACATGCTGATCCAAGAGTGTTGCCTTCAGAGCCCGGCGATGTCGAGTAATGCGCGCAGCGAGCCGTTCTGCTGTAAGCTGGGGATCAAGCGGTTCTACCCCTAATCGACGGTCAAGTTCGGCATACGCTTCAGGCGTTAAGACAGCAAGCCGACCGAAGCGGCGAGGGTCGTAGTAGCGTAGAACGCGACTATCATCGAGTGTGAGGTACAGGTGCGTATGAGAAGATGGAAGACCAATGGCTGGATTCAGTACAAGTACACCGGTCATGCCGAAATGCACAAGAAAAATACGGTGATCATCCAAGAAGAGCAGCAGGAACTTGCCGCGTCGTCCGGTCCCTACGATTCTTCGTCCTGTCAGACTGGCAAGCAATGTGCGGGAATCCTGATTCGGCACAAGGTCTGCGAGTTTTGAGCTTCCCACTGCCTGGGTAATTGTGGTACCCATAAGGAGAGGATGAAGCGTTTGTCGGATGGTCTCGACTTCAGGGAGTTCAGGCATGGTCCTTCACCGCAAGGAGGAGGAATGACTGAGCAGTCTTGCATTTTCTGCGCAATTGCAGCTGGACAGCAGCCAGCTACTGTTGTCTATCGCGATGATCGTGTCACGGCGTTTTGGGATATCCGCCCTCAGGCCAAAGTCCATGTGCTGATTATCCCAAACCAGCACTTTTCATCGTTGGACGACGCTATCAATGCTGACCCAGCGCTTCTCGGGCACTGCCTCCAGGTTGCAGCGCGGTTGGCTCGCGAGCAGGGAATCCACACCACAGGATATCGTGTGGTGACGAATGTTGGTCCCCATTCGGGGCAAAGTGTCTTTCACTTGCATTTCCATCTTCTTGGTGGCAATCCGCTTCGACTCGCGCTTGGCTAGGTTGCTCAGGGTGTGGCGGACAAGATGGTTTCTTGATCGGGGATCGGAGAATGCACTTGCCCACGATTCTCCGGATAGCCTATTTGAGTTGGGTACGCAGTGATCACCATGGCCGTTCGCCTGCGTTTCTTACCTCAGGCGGTGTGTGACGTTGCTCAGTTGAGTTCATCGTCGGGCTCATTCTCGATATGAAAGACCGTTTGAAACTCGTCGTGAAGCGTGCGTGACTGGAAGTATTCTGTGTAGTCGCCACGCATTGGTGGTGCTTGTCCATCTGCGAGTGTGAGGCCAGTTGCAAGTTCTGTAATCTTCAGCTCAGCTTGGTCAAGAATGCTGTTGCAGAGGCGAATGAGTTCGATACCACGCTGATATTCTTGGAGCGCTTCTGTAAGTGTCAGCGTGCCAGATTCAAGCCGCTGGACAATCTGTTCAATCTCTGCCACGAGTTGCTCGTAGACTTCGATGGCTGGCTGCTCACCGTCGAACGGGGCAGAGTGCTCATCAGCCATTGTGGCCTCCTTGTGCTTTGGATACCGGACGAATTGTGCCCTCAGCATGCCCATCAGCAAAAATCACGTGCACTGCCTGCGGATCAGAAAGTTCGCCAGCCGAATGAAGCCACCGGCGAGTTGTGGGATCCACAATAATGCTATAGCCCCGCTCGAGCGGGTGCCGAGGGTGAAGGAGCGTCAATTCACGCTCAAGGCTTGTGAGGTGCATGCGTGCTCGCTGCAACTGAGTGGCAAGGATGCTGTTCATGCGTCCAACAATGTCGTCAAGTCGGATGCGACCATCGTCGATAACCCGTCGCGGGCTGGCGTGGTCAAGCCGGGCAGAGAAGCTACGGATCAGTGCACGCTGATGTGCGAGCAGGAGTTCGGTAGCCTGACTGGCACGCTGGGCATATCCCCAAACCGCTTGCTGTAAATCACGGATGTCTGGTGTGATCTGTTCAGCCGCTGCTGAAGGTGTTGGTGCGCGGAGATCGGCGACGAAGTCGCAGAGCGTATAGTCCGTCTCATGGCCAATCGCCGAAACGATTGGGATACGGGATGCGAAAAGCGCACGGACAAGTTGTTCATCATTGAAGCACCAGAGGTCCTCAAGCGAGCCGCCGCCTCTCGCAAGGACAATCAGTTCGGCCCGTCCATCACGGTGGAGTGCCTCCAGCGCAGCAATGATCGTCGCGGGGGCGTCTTCGCCTTGCACCAGTGCTGGAGCAAGAAGAAGATGTGCCAGCGGGTAGCGTCGACGCAGGATCGTCTGGATGTCATGCCAGACTGCTCCTACTGGCGAGGTAATAACGCCAATGTATCGTGGCCGCGGTGGCAGGGGACGTTTGCGTGATGGGTCGAAAAGTCCCTCACGCTCAAGCTTAGTGTAGAGTGCTTGGAAACGCTGGCGTAAGAGCCCTTCACCAATCGGGTGAATGAGGTCTGCATACAACTGGTAGACGCCGTTCGGCTCATAGACCCGAACTGCTCCGTGGACGACAACGGCGTCGCCATTTTTAGGCAAGAAAAGCTGCCGTATTGCATCGCGACGAAAGAGCACGCATTTAATCTGCGATCGCTCATCGCGAAGTGAAAAGTAGATGTGGCCATTTGATGAGCGCACAAAATTTGTGACTTCTCCTTGAATCCAGACATCGCGTAGGATCTGATCGTTCTCGAGAATCTCCTGAATGTATTCGGTTATGTCTGAGACATTGAAAATATGCTGCATTAAGCACTCATCCAGCTGAGTCGCGGCGAATTTGAATCAGCGGCTGACCATATTCTACTGCTTGCCCGTTCTCAACTAGAATAGCGATAACGGTACCGGCATACTCAGTCGTAATCTCGTTCATCACCTTCATCGCGGAGATAATGCCGATCGTTTGCCCTGCTTCAACGTGATCTCCGACTTGTACAAATGGCTCAGCATCAGGAGAAGGTGCAGCGTAGAAGGTGCCGACGAGCGGGGCACGCACGGTATAGAGTGCTGGATCCTCAGTCGCTGAGCTTGCTGGGGCAGCACCAGAGGGTGCAGGTGCCAGCGGTGCTGCGCTCGTCGGGGGGGTACGCTGTTCTGCTGCCTCGAGGACAATATGTAACGACCCCTGGGCAACTTCGAGCCGCCGGAGTCCTGCCTGCTCCATCAGCGTGACAAGCTCACGAATGACATTCGTCAAGGATACATAATCAGGAACAAGATCAACGTGATCTATTTGCTGCTTCTGCTCGCTTGACCATGTCACCGCTTTGCACTTCCTTGCTACTTACTGCACGCGCTCCAGGTATTCGCCTGTTCGCGTGTCAACTTTCACAATATCGCCAACGTTAACAAAGAGCGGGACAGTGACTACTAAGCCAGTTTCAAGCTTGGCTGGTTTGCCACCGCCGGTTGCGGTGTCACCACGAATACCAGGATCAGTCTCAACAACTTGCAATTCGACTGTAACTGGAAGTTCAACTTCAACCGGTTGCCCTTCATAGGTTAACAGATCAAGCGTCAAGTTCTCTTTCAGGTAGTTCACCGCTTCGCCAAGTGCTTCTCGGTCGAGTGCAAATTGCTCATAGGTGTCGAGGTCCATGAAATGGTATTGATCTGCGTCTTGATAAAGATACTGGACGCGGTGACGCTCGAGTGGAGCAAGTTGGAACCGTGAACCTGCTTGATAGGTGGTTGTGATCGTTGCTCCGGTACGGAGATTGCGCATGGTAAGGCGCACAAAAGCACTACCGCGCCCCTGCTTGACATGCTGGTAATCGAGGATCCGGTAGAGTTCCCCATCAATGAGTAACGTCAGCCCTTTACGCAGATCGCCTGTCTCAATCATCGGTTGCTACTCCTTGTCATCTCTCCTCAACGCGTTATCATGCGAGCGGCAGTGTGATCCGCTTCGGTACTGTTGTGAGTATACGCAGCCCATCTGGCTCGATGACAACGAGGTCTTCAATGCGGATGCCAAACTGCCCGGGTCGATAAATTCCCGGCTCAAGTGTCACGACGCTACCAGCAGGCAGCGGCTCCTCATTGCGCGGAGAGAGCGCAGGGCCCTCGTGAACGCGAACGCCTACCCCATGTCCCAGTGAATGGGTGAACGCTTCCCCATACCCTGCTGCCGCGATGTGCTCGCGTGCAATTCCATCGGCTGCTTTGCCGGTCATACCGGCGTGGAGTTGCCGTTCGACTGCTTCAAGCGCTTGGAGGACAACGGTAAATGCGTATTCCGCTTCCGACGGAAGTTCACCGAACCAGACAGTTCGAGTCAGGTCAGCGCAATAGCCATCGACCATTGCGCCCATATCGATGACCACCGTTTCACCCGGTGCAATTGAGCGATCACCCGGGGTATGATGTGGCAATGCAGCGTTGGGGCCACTGGCCACAATTGTCGGGAAAGCTGGGCGATCAGCACCGTGTTCAAGCATGGCTTGATCAAGGCGCCTCGCAAGTGTGCGCTCCGTCTGTCCTGGCGTGAACTCGGCAAGTGCAGTCAGCAGCGCTTGCTCGGTGATCTGCTGTGCGTGAATGATACGTTCAAGCTCGTCGGCAGTTTTGACCTCACGCAGTGCATCAACCGCCGAACCAAGCGGCTCAAGGCTTATCCCTTCACCAAGCGTCTGTGAGAGCGTTTGATAGTCCTGGTAAAGGATCGCCCCATCTTCAAAGCCTATGCGACGGGCACCACATTCTTGGAGTAAGAGCGCATCGGCACGGGCAAAGTTGCGTTCACGGTCGTAAATTTGGAAGTGTGGTGCTTCTTGTCGTGCTTGTGGTGCGTTCATGGTTGAAACGACCAAGTAAGCTTCCTGGTGCGTGATAACCACGTGCCCTGCTGACTCGTTCGGGGCAATATCTTCGCCGGTGTAGCCGCTGAG from the Thermorudis peleae genome contains:
- the xseA gene encoding exodeoxyribonuclease VII large subunit, which encodes MQHIFNVSDITEYIQEILENDQILRDVWIQGEVTNFVRSSNGHIYFSLRDERSQIKCVLFRRDAIRQLFLPKNGDAVVVHGAVRVYEPNGVYQLYADLIHPIGEGLLRQRFQALYTKLEREGLFDPSRKRPLPPRPRYIGVITSPVGAVWHDIQTILRRRYPLAHLLLAPALVQGEDAPATIIAALEALHRDGRAELIVLARGGGSLEDLWCFNDEQLVRALFASRIPIVSAIGHETDYTLCDFVADLRAPTPSAAAEQITPDIRDLQQAVWGYAQRASQATELLLAHQRALIRSFSARLDHASPRRVIDDGRIRLDDIVGRMNSILATQLQRARMHLTSLERELTLLHPRHPLERGYSIIVDPTTRRWLHSAGELSDPQAVHVIFADGHAEGTIRPVSKAQGGHNG
- a CDS encoding M24 family metallopeptidase: MNRIHRLSRLRALLSERALDAVVITHPSNRFWLSGYTGEDIAPNESAGHVVITHQEAYLVVSTMNAPQARQEAPHFQIYDRERNFARADALLLQECGARRIGFEDGAILYQDYQTLSQTLGEGISLEPLGSAVDALREVKTADELERIIHAQQITEQALLTALAEFTPGQTERTLARRLDQAMLEHGADRPAFPTIVASGPNAALPHHTPGDRSIAPGETVVIDMGAMVDGYCADLTRTVWFGELPSEAEYAFTVVLQALEAVERQLHAGMTGKAADGIAREHIAAAGYGEAFTHSLGHGVGVRVHEGPALSPRNEEPLPAGSVVTLEPGIYRPGQFGIRIEDLVVIEPDGLRILTTVPKRITLPLA
- the mutM gene encoding bifunctional DNA-formamidopyrimidine glycosylase/DNA-(apurinic or apyrimidinic site) lyase, which translates into the protein MPELPEVETIRQTLHPLLMGTTITQAVGSSKLADLVPNQDSRTLLASLTGRRIVGTGRRGKFLLLFLDDHRIFLVHFGMTGVLVLNPAIGLPSSHTHLYLTLDDSRVLRYYDPRRFGRLAVLTPEAYAELDRRLGVEPLDPQLTAERLAARITRHRRALKATLLDQHVIAGIGNIYADEILFAARLHPCTPSERLGLAESERLLHAMRAVLTNAITRHGTTFRDYRDGLGEPGTNQYTLQVYGRSPGAPCYRCGSPLQQMIVAGRTTTYCPTCQPLPAS
- the efp gene encoding elongation factor P, producing MIETGDLRKGLTLLIDGELYRILDYQHVKQGRGSAFVRLTMRNLRTGATITTTYQAGSRFQLAPLERHRVQYLYQDADQYHFMDLDTYEQFALDREALGEAVNYLKENLTLDLLTYEGQPVEVELPVTVELQVVETDPGIRGDTATGGGKPAKLETGLVVTVPLFVNVGDIVKVDTRTGEYLERVQ
- a CDS encoding histidine triad nucleotide-binding protein; the encoded protein is MTEQSCIFCAIAAGQQPATVVYRDDRVTAFWDIRPQAKVHVLIIPNQHFSSLDDAINADPALLGHCLQVAARLAREQGIHTTGYRVVTNVGPHSGQSVFHLHFHLLGGNPLRLALG
- the accB gene encoding acetyl-CoA carboxylase biotin carboxyl carrier protein codes for the protein MTWSSEQKQQIDHVDLVPDYVSLTNVIRELVTLMEQAGLRRLEVAQGSLHIVLEAAEQRTPPTSAAPLAPAPSGAAPASSATEDPALYTVRAPLVGTFYAAPSPDAEPFVQVGDHVEAGQTIGIISAMKVMNEITTEYAGTVIAILVENGQAVEYGQPLIQIRRDSAG
- the xseB gene encoding exodeoxyribonuclease VII small subunit, with protein sequence MADEHSAPFDGEQPAIEVYEQLVAEIEQIVQRLESGTLTLTEALQEYQRGIELIRLCNSILDQAELKITELATGLTLADGQAPPMRGDYTEYFQSRTLHDEFQTVFHIENEPDDELN